The following are encoded together in the Phaseolus vulgaris cultivar G19833 chromosome 9, P. vulgaris v2.0, whole genome shotgun sequence genome:
- the LOC137821520 gene encoding protein CPR-5 yields MAEIEDCSSEPTPINQCPSQISINDGMRSSEVSEGSSKRRGKSKRVLLKRRNPSVVVRRHRTNNVNTIGLLLGISFAAVTAQVLYKRDAAAESISPNHLSKMCTSAIKESLASVFGDKLDGLTRNFEQSFSSTLSTLQLVYESSKCNEENKLNNMKMKILNSKLTIDKGECSGDIVRADGPSRPSYTEIQDESISHDLAEEVRDNFHMDSIRRDSREEDRGRDNFHVNSVTHDSPEEGRDKFIVDSVSRDLALYGQSNQMISFSQISFGSVNNPMVSIFEKSVTEQCRSNDLKALEIGLKMEELNMKRDELALNRDSNSLSRSKLAMGESKASFKAEKFKTELEDTRHGELKKKCIDCLITGLLIMSSSLFYGAYVYSYERIAEATESCTPSTQESSSWWTPKSVTSFNSKLNILWCQVQVMSRMLFGVLMIFAVAYLLLQRSTTSSQTMPVTFVLLMLGVGCGYCGKLCVETLGGSGNVWLLYWEILCLLHFLSLCWTPALFRILHGPVSEWQTTQKKSIFGYWIRRVVFYTILLVFLPLFCGLMPFASLGQWKDHFTLKGSDFNGSEW; encoded by the exons ATGGCTGAGATTGAGGATTGTTCCTCTGAACCAACACCAATCAACCAATGCCCGAGTCAAATTTCAATCAACGATGGTATGCGAAGTTCAGAAGTTTCCGAAGGGTCGTCGAAAAGAAGAGGTAAAAGTAAGAGGGTACTACTGAAGCGTCGGAACCCTAGTGTGGTTGTTCGACGTCATAGGACTAATAATGTGAACACTATTGGTCTTCTTCTTGGAATATCATTTGCAGCAGTTACGGCTCAG gtATTATATAAAAGAGATGCAGCAGCTGAGAGTATATCTccaaatcatctttcaaag ATGTGTACGTCAGCTATCAAGGAATCTCTTGCCAGT GTTTTTGGAGATAAGCTAGATGGTTTGACTAGGAACTTTGAGCAATCTTTTAGTAGCACATTGAGTACTCTCCAGTTAGTTTATGAATCATCCAAGTgcaatgaagaaaataaattgaataatatgAAGATGAAAATTCTGAATTCTAAATTGACTATTGACAAAGGAGAATGCTCAGGTGATATTGTTAGAGCGGATGGTCCTTCAAGACCATCTTATACTGAAATCCAAGATGAATCAATTAGTCATGATCTCGCTGAAGAGGTCAGGGATAACTTTCATATGGACTCAATCAGGCGTGATTCTCGTGAAGAGGACAGGGGCAGGGATAACTTTCATGTGAATTCAGTTACTCATGATTCACCTGAAGAGGGCAGGGATAAATTTATTGTGGATTCAGTTAGTCGTGATCTTGCATTGTATGGGCAATCAAACCAgatgatttctttttctcaaatatCTTTTGGATCTGTAAATAATCCTATGGTTAGTATTTTTGAGAAGTCTGTCACAGAGCAGTGCCGTTCTAATGACCTCAAGGCACTTGAAATTGGTCTTAAAATGGAAGAATTGAACATGAAAAGGGATGAGTTGGCTCTTAACCGTGATTCAAATAGTCTAAGCAGATCGAAATTAGCCATGGGAGAATCAAAGGCATCTTTCAAAGCTGAAAAGTTTAAGACTGAGTTAGAGGATACGAGGCATGGTGAACTAAAAAAGAAGTGCATAGACTGTCTTATTACCGGTTTGCTCATCATGTCATCCTCACTTTTCTATGGTGCATATGTTTATTCCTACGAACGGATTGCTGAAGCTACTGAATCATGTACACCATCAACCCAG GAATCTTCCTCCTGGTGGACTCCCAAGTCTGTGACCTCATTCAATTCAAAATTGAATATTTTGTGGTGTCAAGTTCAAGTTATGAGCCGAATGCTGTTTGGCGTCTTGATGATTTTTGCAGTTGCATATTTGCTCTTGCAGCGATCAACAACATCATCACAAACTATGCCTGTTACTTTCGTCCTTTTAATGTTGGGAGTTGGTTGTGGCTATTGTGGCAAGCTGTGTGTAGAGACACTAGGTGGGAGTGGTAATGTGTGGCTCTTATACTGGGAGATTCTATGCTTGCTTCATTTCTTATCCCTCTGCTGGACACCTGCATTGTTCCGAATCCTTCATGGACCAGTCTCTGAATGGCAAACAACGcaaaagaaatcaatttttgGGTATTGGATTCGCAGAGTTGTGTTCTATACTATCTTGCTAGTGTTTCTACCACTGTTCTGTGGTCTCATGCCATTTGCTAGCCTAGGTCAATGGAAAGACCATTTTACATTGAAGGGGTCAGACTTTAACGGATCAGAATGGTAA